The following coding sequences are from one Geothrix sp. window:
- a CDS encoding MarR family winged helix-turn-helix transcriptional regulator produces MSKLPAPGVQLMLQLMLTREAVVRVQERLFEAHGLTIQQYNVLRIVRGGPTKGHPIYEIERRMIYRFANVTRLVDRLELQGLLKRVADPKDRRVSRVVITPKGRRLMERLDEPVQEMAIRLTSCCDEAECLNMADRLERLREHCTLQEGAQDELVGAAN; encoded by the coding sequence ATGTCCAAACTCCCCGCCCCGGGGGTTCAGCTCATGCTCCAGCTGATGCTGACCCGCGAGGCCGTGGTTCGCGTGCAGGAGCGGCTGTTCGAAGCCCATGGGCTGACCATCCAGCAGTACAACGTGCTCCGCATCGTGCGTGGCGGTCCCACCAAGGGGCACCCCATCTACGAGATCGAGCGGCGCATGATCTACCGCTTCGCCAACGTCACGCGCCTCGTCGATCGTCTCGAGCTGCAGGGCCTGCTGAAGCGGGTGGCGGATCCCAAGGACCGCCGGGTGAGCCGCGTGGTCATCACACCGAAGGGGCGGCGCCTCATGGAACGGCTCGACGAGCCGGTCCAGGAGATGGCGATCCGGCTCACCAGCTGCTGCGATGAGGCAGAGTGCCTGAACATGGCCGACCGTCTGGAGCGCCTCCGCGAGCACTGCACCCTGCAGGAGGGGGCTCAGGACGAACTGGTCGGAGCCGCCAACTGA
- a CDS encoding YebC/PmpR family DNA-binding transcriptional regulator, producing the protein MSGHSKWSTIKHKKGAADAKRGKVFTKILKEITVAARLGGGDVASNPRLRLAVDQAKGSNMPKDNWERAIKKGTGELEGVTYEEVIYEAYGPGGVAILVEAMTDNKNRTTPEVRSYFTKFGGELGAMGSVAYLFAKQGQIVVEPEVSEDQIMEVALEAGADDVINEGEAWVIKTSPESYQAVKDAVDAAKLPVIEAKIIMDPSTSTALEGSKLASFLKLVDLLEDNDDVQNVWHNADYEEPED; encoded by the coding sequence ATGTCCGGCCACAGCAAATGGTCCACCATCAAGCACAAGAAGGGCGCCGCGGATGCCAAGCGCGGCAAGGTCTTCACGAAGATCCTCAAGGAAATCACCGTGGCCGCGCGCCTCGGTGGTGGTGACGTGGCCAGCAACCCGCGCCTCCGCCTGGCCGTGGATCAGGCCAAGGGCAGCAACATGCCCAAGGACAACTGGGAACGCGCCATCAAGAAGGGCACCGGCGAGCTCGAAGGCGTGACCTACGAGGAAGTGATCTACGAAGCCTATGGCCCTGGCGGCGTGGCCATCCTGGTCGAGGCCATGACGGACAACAAGAACCGCACCACCCCCGAGGTTCGCAGCTACTTCACCAAGTTCGGCGGGGAGCTGGGCGCCATGGGTTCGGTGGCCTACCTGTTCGCCAAGCAGGGCCAGATCGTGGTGGAGCCCGAAGTCTCCGAGGACCAGATCATGGAAGTGGCCCTGGAGGCCGGCGCCGATGACGTGATCAACGAGGGCGAGGCCTGGGTCATCAAGACCAGCCCCGAGTCCTACCAGGCCGTGAAGGATGCCGTGGACGCCGCCAAGCTGCCCGTCATCGAAGCCAAGATCATCATGGATCCCAGCACCAGCACCGCCCTCGAAGGCAGCAAGCTCGCCAGCTTCCTCAAGCTGGTGGACCTGCTCGAGGACAACGACGACGTGCAGAATGTGTGGCACAACGCAGACTACGAGGAGCCCGAGGACTAG
- the ybeY gene encoding rRNA maturation RNase YbeY has product MTQTRPPFMIDWSSRSKMRGPGEQSLGKLLHDLRDRLAPEAQGISLTYVDDRGMRKLNREHRGKNMTTDVLSFPSSAEKGAFPHLGDIVISLPTAEKMAKKFGVSRRREVETLVIHGFLHLCGHDHEMDRGEMMTLQAQLERELLDEEPLAMSLKRGRKPGSKVKKLKDGSRVVVTGRAAAALVRRERVKKDKKVKVKKVLKPVKDPLPKRGPGRPRKEATTPTPVKRLVRRRRPSPSRSGVIS; this is encoded by the coding sequence ATGACTCAGACCCGACCCCCTTTCATGATCGACTGGTCAAGCCGCAGCAAAATGCGCGGGCCAGGTGAGCAGTCCCTCGGCAAACTGCTCCATGACCTGCGTGATCGTCTCGCGCCGGAAGCACAGGGGATCTCTCTGACTTATGTCGACGATCGCGGCATGAGAAAACTCAACCGTGAGCATCGCGGGAAAAACATGACGACTGATGTGCTCAGCTTCCCGTCCAGTGCTGAAAAAGGTGCCTTTCCACACCTCGGCGACATCGTCATCAGCCTGCCCACCGCAGAGAAGATGGCCAAGAAATTCGGCGTCAGCCGCAGGCGAGAGGTCGAGACGCTGGTCATCCACGGCTTCCTCCATCTCTGCGGCCACGACCATGAAATGGATCGCGGCGAGATGATGACCCTGCAGGCCCAGCTGGAACGCGAGCTCCTCGACGAGGAACCGCTGGCCATGAGCCTGAAGCGGGGCCGAAAGCCCGGCAGCAAGGTGAAGAAGCTCAAGGATGGCTCCCGGGTCGTGGTGACCGGCCGGGCCGCGGCCGCCCTGGTTCGTAGGGAACGCGTCAAGAAGGACAAGAAGGTCAAGGTCAAGAAAGTCCTCAAACCGGTCAAGGACCCGCTGCCCAAGCGCGGACCAGGCCGTCCCCGCAAGGAGGCCACGACTCCCACTCCGGTGAAGCGTCTGGTGCGCCGGCGTCGTCCGAGCCCCTCCCGGAGCGGCGTCATATCCTGA
- a CDS encoding LysM peptidoglycan-binding domain-containing protein yields the protein MHQPTCLHAGRMRSLPVTSCLLAALAFTVTGLSAQEAAPGDAIKVEAHTSKWDYPKELKIPEGSKTHMVQKGDTLWDLAGKYLGNPYAWPQIWELNQWIKDPHWIYPGDPLIIDLARAVATAGSVPDAVANLQPDQRRADPSSVRRPEMGFTFQDFIQLPYVAPEGAEAHYKGQGAYTITSNKRADRQYLAEGEVVYLNGGVDQGLKVGDRFLVLKTVARKLMHPTLPKKNLGDVIKQVGVVRVITAQSKGSVAVIERSLDTVEIGDRLVKFVEPANIPLQLRTDTGEPVKTAPNAGVVVYSRDDKLHSAGGDMIIIDKGANDGLKVGDVLLAVRVRTFPVGSGTEKKPPTETTTHYLGQVLVVRADAQTVTCRVLRSTEEILTADTITP from the coding sequence ATGCACCAGCCCACTTGCCTGCATGCCGGCCGGATGCGTTCCCTTCCGGTGACGTCCTGCCTACTCGCGGCCCTCGCGTTCACGGTTACCGGCCTGAGCGCCCAGGAGGCGGCCCCCGGAGATGCCATCAAGGTCGAGGCCCACACCTCGAAGTGGGATTATCCCAAGGAGCTCAAGATCCCTGAAGGCTCCAAGACCCACATGGTCCAGAAGGGCGACACCCTCTGGGATCTCGCCGGAAAATACCTGGGCAACCCCTATGCCTGGCCGCAGATCTGGGAGCTGAACCAGTGGATCAAGGACCCGCACTGGATCTATCCCGGCGACCCCCTGATCATCGACTTGGCCCGGGCCGTGGCCACCGCCGGCTCCGTGCCGGATGCCGTCGCCAACCTGCAGCCGGATCAGCGCCGTGCTGACCCCAGTTCGGTCCGTCGCCCGGAAATGGGCTTCACCTTCCAGGACTTCATCCAGCTCCCCTACGTCGCCCCCGAGGGCGCCGAAGCCCACTACAAGGGCCAGGGCGCCTACACCATCACCTCCAACAAGCGGGCGGACCGTCAATACCTGGCTGAGGGCGAGGTGGTCTACCTGAACGGCGGTGTCGACCAGGGCCTCAAGGTCGGGGATCGTTTTCTGGTCCTCAAGACCGTGGCCCGGAAGCTGATGCATCCCACCCTCCCCAAGAAGAACCTGGGGGACGTCATCAAGCAGGTCGGCGTGGTCCGGGTGATCACGGCCCAGTCGAAGGGATCCGTCGCGGTGATTGAGCGCTCCCTGGACACCGTCGAGATCGGGGACCGGTTGGTGAAGTTCGTGGAACCCGCCAATATCCCACTGCAGCTGCGCACCGACACCGGCGAGCCGGTCAAGACCGCACCCAATGCCGGCGTCGTCGTCTATTCCCGGGATGACAAGCTGCACTCCGCCGGCGGCGACATGATCATCATTGATAAAGGCGCCAATGACGGCTTGAAGGTGGGTGATGTGCTCCTCGCCGTCCGGGTCCGGACGTTCCCGGTGGGCTCGGGGACCGAGAAGAAGCCCCCCACGGAAACCACCACCCATTACCTCGGGCAGGTCCTCGTGGTCCGGGCGGATGCCCAGACCGTCACCTGCCGCGTGCTCCGCTCCACCGAGGAAATCCTCACCGCTGACACCATCACTCCCTGA
- a CDS encoding 16S rRNA (guanine(527)-N(7))-methyltransferase RsmG, producing MELRLPSELNAPLGRFLVLLDKWNRTHALTALPPGERREELLLDAAALLPSLAPLPAGAKVADLGTGMGCPAVVLALARPDLQVLGVDASTKKLAFLRQVAMELPVPNLKAVHGRLEDLPDLDADWGTAKALAPLGSLVAWWERHGKPEAPFFALKGPDWEAEPMPGGWIATPHPYALPTRGRRVMVEIRRDPGGG from the coding sequence ATGGAGCTTCGTCTACCTTCCGAACTCAATGCCCCCCTCGGCCGGTTCCTGGTCCTGCTGGATAAGTGGAACCGCACCCACGCCCTGACGGCACTGCCGCCGGGGGAGCGGCGGGAGGAGCTCCTGCTGGATGCGGCGGCGCTGCTCCCCTCCCTGGCCCCCCTGCCGGCTGGCGCCAAGGTGGCCGATCTCGGCACGGGCATGGGGTGTCCCGCTGTGGTGCTGGCCCTGGCCCGGCCGGACCTGCAGGTGCTGGGCGTGGACGCTTCGACCAAGAAGCTGGCCTTCCTGAGGCAGGTGGCCATGGAATTGCCGGTGCCCAACCTGAAGGCGGTCCATGGGCGCCTGGAGGATCTTCCGGACCTCGATGCGGACTGGGGCACGGCCAAGGCCCTCGCCCCCCTGGGGTCCCTGGTGGCCTGGTGGGAGCGGCACGGGAAGCCGGAGGCCCCCTTCTTCGCCCTGAAGGGACCGGACTGGGAGGCCGAGCCCATGCCTGGCGGCTGGATCGCCACCCCGCATCCCTATGCGCTGCCCACCCGAGGAAGGCGGGTCATGGTCGAGATTCGCCGAGACCCGGGCGGAGGCTAG
- a CDS encoding ABC-F family ATP-binding cassette domain-containing protein, with protein sequence MSFGLFQSEKVGLIGRNGAGKSTLFRLLTGDETADSGEVVITQGLRIARLSQEPHFAPGASIRQALEAALADHAVLLARHQEIHDRLHGSEAAAEARFFDELQTIEHLLDHWGWDLTPRLKAAATVWGLTDLDAEVESLSGGWRKRVALAQAWLKEPDVLVLDEPTNHLDPEQVERLEAWLQAYEGALLLITHDRHLLDAVATRMLELEDGALRSYEGGYSDYLLEKSDREFREARLTEHMQNRLRREMAWLRRGAKARTRKSKLRIQEVLDLKGTVEDRTRVDIRQGLTFAKGDNRSDALIRAEGIRFAYPGGAELLGGLDLGLQRGMRIALLGPNGCGKSTLLKVLLGELAPTAGEVVRHPKFAVTAISQGRGELDGARSILDNLADRAAIVDTGNGTVLAHVYLTRFGFPVDQQARPASSLSGGERNRLLLAKAMLNPADLLVLDEPTNDLDIPTLQNLEEALIGYDGTLVLVSHDRFFLDQVATHTLAWNAEGSPRWELYEGPPTTVRSLREARAAAQVSAKAETSRPAARVDGARPKKPGLSQKEQRRLAEVEAALEVLHARLTGLDDTLADSTAFLRSDSPGHQALKDREAAQAQLGTLELEWLALEEKRTEA encoded by the coding sequence TTGAGTTTCGGTCTCTTTCAGAGTGAGAAGGTCGGCCTCATCGGCCGCAATGGCGCGGGGAAGAGCACGCTGTTCCGGCTGCTGACCGGGGATGAGACTGCCGACTCCGGCGAGGTGGTGATCACGCAGGGACTGCGCATCGCCCGCCTCAGCCAGGAGCCCCATTTCGCACCCGGGGCCAGCATCCGCCAGGCGCTGGAGGCGGCCCTGGCCGACCATGCCGTCCTGCTGGCCAGGCACCAGGAGATCCACGACCGGCTCCACGGATCGGAGGCCGCGGCCGAGGCCCGATTCTTTGACGAACTGCAAACCATCGAGCATCTCCTCGACCACTGGGGCTGGGACCTGACGCCAAGGCTGAAGGCGGCGGCCACGGTCTGGGGCCTGACGGACCTGGACGCGGAAGTGGAATCCCTGTCCGGCGGCTGGCGCAAGCGCGTGGCGCTGGCCCAGGCCTGGCTCAAAGAGCCGGACGTGCTCGTCCTCGACGAGCCCACCAACCACCTCGACCCCGAGCAGGTGGAGCGGCTCGAAGCCTGGCTGCAGGCCTACGAGGGCGCCCTGCTCCTCATCACCCACGATCGCCACCTGCTGGATGCCGTGGCGACGCGGATGCTGGAGCTGGAGGATGGCGCGCTGCGCAGCTATGAAGGCGGCTACAGCGACTACCTGCTGGAGAAATCCGACCGCGAGTTCCGCGAGGCCCGGCTCACCGAGCACATGCAGAACCGCCTGCGTCGCGAGATGGCCTGGCTGCGCCGCGGCGCCAAGGCCCGGACCCGCAAATCAAAGCTCCGCATCCAGGAGGTGCTGGATCTCAAGGGCACGGTGGAGGACCGGACCCGGGTGGACATCCGGCAGGGCCTGACCTTCGCGAAGGGGGACAACCGCAGCGACGCCCTGATCCGCGCCGAAGGGATCCGCTTCGCGTACCCTGGCGGTGCGGAGCTGCTCGGCGGCCTGGATCTCGGTCTCCAGCGGGGCATGCGCATCGCCCTGCTCGGCCCGAACGGGTGCGGCAAATCCACGCTCCTCAAGGTGCTGCTGGGCGAGCTCGCCCCGACCGCCGGAGAGGTGGTCCGCCACCCGAAGTTCGCGGTCACGGCCATCTCCCAGGGACGCGGCGAGCTGGACGGCGCCCGGAGCATCCTCGACAACCTCGCGGATCGCGCCGCCATCGTGGACACCGGCAACGGCACCGTGCTGGCCCACGTCTACCTCACGCGCTTCGGCTTCCCCGTGGACCAGCAGGCTCGCCCCGCCTCGAGCCTCAGCGGCGGCGAGCGCAACAGGCTCCTGCTGGCCAAGGCCATGTTGAACCCGGCCGACCTGCTGGTGCTGGACGAGCCCACCAACGACCTGGACATCCCGACGCTCCAGAACCTGGAGGAAGCGCTCATCGGCTATGACGGAACCCTCGTCCTGGTGAGCCACGACCGCTTCTTCCTGGACCAGGTGGCCACCCACACCCTGGCCTGGAACGCAGAGGGCTCCCCCCGCTGGGAGCTCTACGAGGGGCCTCCCACGACCGTGCGCAGCCTGCGGGAGGCGCGGGCCGCGGCCCAGGTGTCGGCGAAAGCCGAGACCTCCCGTCCCGCCGCGCGCGTCGACGGGGCCAGGCCGAAGAAACCCGGCCTCTCCCAGAAGGAGCAGCGCCGGCTGGCCGAGGTGGAGGCGGCCCTAGAGGTCCTCCATGCACGCCTAACCGGCCTCGACGACACCCTGGCCGATTCCACCGCCTTCCTCCGGTCCGATAGCCCAGGCCATCAGGCCCTGAAGGACCGCGAAGCGGCCCAGGCCCAACTCGGGACGCTGGAACTTGAGTGGCTGGCGCTCGAAGAGAAGCGGACGGAGGCCTGA
- a CDS encoding PfkB family carbohydrate kinase encodes MSLLVVGSVAFDDLETPFGQREHALGGSATYFSLSASRFHPVRIVAVVGEDFGPDQMRVFDRRPIDLAGLSRVKGLSFHWKGAYGYDLNEARTIATDLNVFANFRPDLPPSYRESKYLFLGNIDPVLQLDVVRQMTTRPNWIALDTMNYWIRGARPALDAVLKEVDILLVNDAEVRELTQEHSLIKAYRKIQALGPRILVVKRGEYGVALFTPTGIFAAPAYPLENVFDPTGAGDTFAGGFLGYLAWIERTDVTALKHAALVGSVMASFTVEQFSTERLEQISQDEVRNRLSLFSDMIRVEDL; translated from the coding sequence ATGAGCCTGCTGGTGGTTGGAAGCGTGGCCTTCGATGACCTGGAAACCCCCTTCGGTCAGCGGGAGCATGCCCTGGGTGGTTCGGCCACTTACTTCTCCCTGAGCGCGAGCCGGTTCCACCCGGTCCGGATCGTGGCCGTGGTGGGCGAGGACTTCGGGCCTGACCAGATGCGGGTCTTCGATCGGCGCCCCATCGACCTCGCCGGCCTCTCCCGCGTGAAGGGGCTCAGCTTCCACTGGAAAGGGGCCTACGGCTACGACCTCAACGAGGCCAGGACGATCGCCACCGATCTGAACGTCTTCGCCAATTTCCGGCCCGACCTCCCCCCCAGCTACCGCGAATCCAAGTACCTCTTCCTGGGCAACATCGACCCCGTGCTCCAGCTGGACGTGGTCCGCCAGATGACCACCCGACCCAATTGGATCGCGCTGGACACCATGAACTACTGGATCCGGGGGGCCCGGCCGGCCCTCGATGCGGTCCTCAAGGAAGTGGACATCCTCCTGGTGAACGATGCCGAGGTGCGCGAGCTGACCCAGGAGCACAGCCTCATCAAGGCCTACCGGAAGATCCAGGCCCTCGGCCCCAGGATCCTCGTCGTCAAGCGCGGCGAATACGGGGTGGCCCTGTTCACCCCCACCGGCATCTTCGCGGCGCCGGCCTATCCCCTGGAGAACGTTTTCGATCCCACCGGAGCCGGTGATACCTTCGCCGGCGGTTTCCTGGGCTACCTCGCATGGATCGAGCGCACCGATGTGACCGCCTTGAAGCATGCCGCCCTGGTCGGTTCGGTGATGGCCAGTTTCACCGTGGAGCAGTTCTCCACCGAACGCCTCGAGCAGATCAGCCAGGACGAAGTTCGCAACCGACTGTCATTATTTTCAGATATGATCCGCGTCGAAGACCTATAA
- a CDS encoding M14 family zinc carboxypeptidase: MRHLLLALAETGLLAGWPQTTPERTELRRTSTVAEVRGFMEALRKQVPGLEPYQPKGAPRATETGKPLLAWRLKGTGKDPLRVYVNANIHAGEVEGKEAIQQVVRELLQGQHPALRRNLDLVVMPAYNADGTDALDPAIRPWQPNPSDSGVGRRENALGLDLNRDLMKAAAPNTRWLLAMLNDFDPAAVLDLHTTNGSTHGFHLTHGPACTMGADEALLAFNRKMLVEVREQLKTEGMPTYDYGNFVPYKPTAEKPPTAWETYDAHPRLLTNYPALRNRLAVLSESYVYRSWPDRISDTRRFVLACLGWMAGHREEIRQQVRQSQSRWAEGWRRGSVTLPLSAKLKQVERYTFDWVEPIRDDQGRLTGEKGRTRLELPSFVGFEGQDFVAIPAGYLVDPAFTPTVLPLLRAHGLKVLKGSARPRGLTVLHFLETGRKVSPSAYQGVFTLELQGAWKAEPTLKKLQLTWTPTDLDHALYIPLDQPLGRLAFYLLDPRSTDSLVFWGAFHSALIRGDGMWGEPPRFPILAVGREEAVPIVPSLPPAPKAQE; the protein is encoded by the coding sequence GTGCGCCATCTGCTGCTGGCCCTGGCGGAGACGGGACTCCTCGCGGGGTGGCCCCAGACGACCCCTGAGCGGACGGAACTCCGGCGGACCTCGACCGTGGCCGAGGTCCGGGGGTTCATGGAGGCCCTCCGGAAGCAGGTCCCGGGCCTGGAGCCCTACCAGCCCAAAGGCGCGCCCCGCGCCACGGAAACGGGAAAGCCCCTGCTGGCCTGGCGCCTGAAAGGGACCGGAAAGGACCCCCTGCGGGTCTACGTGAATGCCAACATCCATGCGGGCGAGGTGGAGGGCAAGGAGGCCATCCAGCAGGTCGTGCGCGAGCTGCTGCAGGGGCAGCATCCGGCCCTGCGGCGGAACCTGGACCTGGTGGTCATGCCGGCCTACAACGCCGATGGCACTGATGCCCTCGACCCGGCCATCCGCCCCTGGCAGCCCAATCCATCGGACAGCGGCGTGGGCCGGCGCGAGAACGCTCTTGGGCTCGATCTGAACCGCGACCTGATGAAGGCCGCCGCCCCCAACACCCGCTGGCTGCTGGCCATGCTCAACGACTTCGACCCGGCGGCGGTGCTGGATCTGCACACCACCAACGGCAGCACCCACGGCTTCCACCTCACGCACGGGCCCGCCTGCACCATGGGCGCGGACGAGGCGCTGCTCGCCTTCAACCGGAAGATGCTGGTGGAGGTCCGCGAGCAGCTGAAGACCGAGGGGATGCCCACCTACGACTACGGCAACTTCGTGCCCTACAAGCCCACGGCGGAGAAACCGCCGACAGCCTGGGAGACCTACGATGCCCACCCTCGCTTGCTCACCAACTACCCAGCGCTGCGCAACCGTCTGGCAGTGCTCTCGGAAAGCTATGTCTATCGCAGCTGGCCCGACCGCATCTCGGACACGCGCCGCTTCGTCCTGGCCTGCCTCGGCTGGATGGCGGGGCACCGGGAGGAGATCCGCCAGCAGGTCCGGCAGTCCCAGTCCCGCTGGGCCGAGGGCTGGCGTCGGGGGTCAGTGACGCTGCCCCTTTCGGCGAAGCTGAAGCAGGTGGAGCGCTACACCTTCGACTGGGTGGAGCCCATCCGTGACGACCAGGGCCGTCTGACCGGCGAAAAGGGTCGGACCCGCCTGGAACTTCCAAGCTTCGTGGGTTTCGAGGGGCAGGATTTCGTGGCGATCCCGGCAGGCTACCTGGTGGACCCCGCTTTCACTCCCACCGTGCTCCCGCTGCTTCGGGCCCATGGCCTGAAGGTGTTGAAGGGCAGTGCGAGGCCTCGAGGACTGACCGTTCTGCATTTCCTGGAGACCGGACGCAAGGTCTCCCCATCGGCCTACCAGGGTGTCTTCACGCTTGAGCTGCAGGGCGCCTGGAAGGCCGAGCCCACCCTGAAGAAGCTCCAGCTCACCTGGACTCCGACTGACCTGGATCACGCCCTCTACATTCCCCTGGACCAGCCCCTGGGCCGCCTGGCCTTCTACCTGCTGGACCCGCGCAGCACGGACAGCCTGGTGTTCTGGGGCGCCTTCCACAGCGCCCTCATCCGCGGCGACGGCATGTGGGGCGAGCCGCCGCGCTTTCCCATCCTGGCGGTGGGCCGGGAGGAGGCGGTTCCCATCGTGCCCTCTCTTCCGCCTGCGCCGAAGGCGCAGGAATAG
- a CDS encoding Gfo/Idh/MocA family oxidoreductase produces MSKLRVAVVGVGHLGQHHARIAASAPDAILAAVVDPDPVRGPEIAAKFAAPWVATLAEVLADVDAVQIAAPTGFHHALGTQALKAGKHVLMEKPLAATLDEGVALLKALGEARASHPKLVAQVGHLERFNPAVTALRERGFKPRFLEAVRVSPFPARSLEVDVVMDVMIHDLDLLRALVGRPVVDVEAVGVPVLTPYADLVNARLKFEGGAFATVTASRVARKKERTLRAFGDKEYASLDFATQKLELLRLVMGPEGPQVQPETADIVEGEPLRLEIEAFHAACLGRSEEGVTWVEAQEAMGVADQVQKAVAKSLSEMSRA; encoded by the coding sequence ATGTCCAAGCTCCGTGTCGCCGTCGTCGGTGTGGGTCATCTGGGTCAACACCACGCCAGGATTGCGGCTTCCGCGCCGGATGCCATCCTCGCCGCCGTGGTGGATCCGGATCCCGTCCGGGGCCCTGAGATCGCGGCCAAGTTCGCTGCGCCCTGGGTGGCCACGCTGGCCGAGGTGCTGGCGGACGTGGATGCCGTCCAGATCGCCGCGCCCACCGGCTTCCACCATGCCCTCGGCACCCAGGCCCTGAAGGCCGGCAAGCACGTGCTGATGGAGAAGCCCCTGGCCGCCACCCTCGACGAGGGCGTGGCCCTGCTGAAAGCCCTGGGCGAAGCCCGTGCCTCCCATCCGAAGCTCGTGGCCCAGGTGGGGCACCTGGAGCGCTTCAACCCCGCCGTCACCGCCCTGCGCGAACGCGGCTTCAAGCCCCGCTTCCTGGAGGCCGTCCGCGTATCGCCCTTCCCCGCCCGCAGCCTCGAGGTGGACGTGGTGATGGACGTGATGATCCACGACCTCGACCTGCTCCGGGCCCTGGTGGGCCGCCCCGTGGTGGACGTGGAGGCGGTGGGCGTCCCCGTGCTCACGCCCTACGCCGACCTGGTGAACGCCCGCCTGAAGTTCGAGGGCGGCGCCTTCGCCACGGTCACCGCCAGCCGCGTGGCCCGCAAGAAGGAGCGCACCCTGCGCGCCTTCGGCGACAAGGAATACGCGAGCCTGGACTTCGCGACCCAGAAGCTCGAACTGCTGCGCCTCGTCATGGGCCCCGAGGGGCCCCAGGTGCAGCCCGAGACGGCCGACATCGTGGAAGGCGAGCCCCTGCGCCTGGAGATCGAGGCCTTCCACGCCGCCTGCCTCGGCCGCAGCGAAGAGGGCGTCACCTGGGTCGAGGCCCAGGAGGCCATGGGCGTCGCCGACCAGGTGCAGAAGGCCGTGGCCAAGAGTCTTTCGGAGATGAGCCGGGCGTGA